The window GCGCGGACGCTCGCGCGCCGGACGGCGGGGAAGCCGACGGGAGCGACCAGGGAGCCGGGGAAGCGGCGCGGCCGGGTCTTCCCCGCGCGCTGGGGAAGCGGGGCAGCGCCCGGGGAAGTGGGGAACTCGACGGCTGCCGCGAGACGGACCGGGTGGGGAACTTCCCCACCCGCGCGCCCTCCCCCGACCCTCGGCCGGTGGGGAAGTTCCCCACGGCGGCCGGTCTTCCCCACCCCGCTGCGCGCGCCCGGCTTCCCCACGGCCGGGGAAACGGCGACGGGGAACTGCTGCCGCGAGTCGCACGCGGCCCTCCCCGGGGCGGCTCCCCACCCCCCGCTTCCCCAGCTCCCCACACGCGCCGGCGCCGGGACCGACAGGTCCCGGCGCCGTGGTGCTGCACGTCGGTCAGAAGATGCTGTCCTGGTACGCCCCGGACGGATTGCCCGCGGCGAGGGCGGCGGCTATCGCCTCGTCCAGCCGCTCCGGATCGGCGGCGGCGATGGCGGCCTGGACCGCCCGCGCCCGCCCCGCCGCGCCCCGCACGTCGGTCAGCGCGTGCCCGGCAAGTCGCCTCCTAGCTGCGGCGTCGCGGTTGTTGTCGCCTCGGGTGCCCGGGAGCCAGTGGCCCGGGTTCTGGCACGCGCCGTGGTCGCATCGGTGCCGCACGACCAGCCCGCCGGCGAGGGCGTCGGCCCCGTGGGCGAGGCGGTAGCCGAACAGGTGGGCGGGCACCACGCGGGAGGTCTGGGTGGTGTGGGACCCTGCGCGGAAGCTCCCGTGCCCCGTGTCGGTGATCGCCCCCAGCCACCACCAGCAGTCGTCCGGACCGCGCTGCAGGACCTGCGCGCGGTAGCGCTCGACGGTTTCCCCATCGGCCAGCAGCGTTCCCCACGGCACCCCTTCCCCGCCCTCCGGGGCGAGGGCTTCCCCACCGGGGTCGGCTTCCCCACCGTGGGGAAGCGGGCCGGGGTCTTCCCCACCCGGGCCCTGGGGAAGGTCGGGGTGGGGAACGCGCGGGCGGTGCTGCTCGCTGGGGAACATCACCGCTTCACCATCCCGGCCGGGCCGGGGCGGCTCGCCGTGGGGAAGCTCTCGGGCCCGGCGTGCACGAAACGGGCCTCGGGCCACGGCTCCTCGCGGACCACTTCCCCATCGCTGTACGTAATCGTGACGGCGGTGTCGTGGTCGGGGTCGTACGCGGCGCTGGTGAAGAACCGCCACCCCTCCGGGTCCCCGTAGATCCACGCCCACCCCCCGGCGAGGGCGTGCGCGAGGTCCTTCACGCGGACGTCGCGCACCTCGGGCTCGGCCGGCCTCGCCGGGGAGTCACCCAAATTTGGGTGACCGGGCTCGGCTTCCCCGCGGTCGTCCTGGGCGGCCAGCTCGGCGGTCGCCTCGATGTCGACCTCGCCGTCGCCGTGGTGGCAGATCACCGCGCCGGTCTCGTCGGTCTCCGTGTACGGCGGGAGGTCCTGGTCGTCGTCCTGGTCGCCGGTGCCGTAGGTGCGCCGGCCGCAGCCGGGCGCGGTGCACCGCCACACCTGCTCGCCCTCGACCTCGATCCGCTCCGTGATCGTCGCGCACCCCGGACACGTCGGCGTGACGTGCATCACATTTCACCTGTTGGGGCGGGTTCGGCGGTCGGCACGGCGTTCGCGGCGAGGAACGCGCCCGCTGCGGCGGCGGCCTCCTCGCTGGTCTCGGCGTGCCCGTCGTCGCCCTCGGGCGCCTCGGCGGTCTTGCGGTTCGCGGCGGTGGCGATCCACCACCACCCGCCGAACTCGGGGTGGTACGAGACCCGGGCCTCCCCGCCGTACATCTCGAAGTGGACCGGCTCGCGGTTGGCGGCCGGGTTGATCGCGCTCACCGCGCCGGGCCAGCGCAGCCGGGCGGCCTGGCGGCTGATGTCCCACGCCTTGCCCAGCTGCGGGTAGCCCGCTCCCAGCTGTCCCGCCTTGCGCGCGGTGTCCTCGGCGGCGGCGTCGGCGGCCTCGCGTACCGCCCGCAGGGCGCGCAGGGTGGCCAGTGCCCGGTCCGGGGAGCGGGTGACCACGGTCTCGCGCGTGGGCGCACCCATCGCGTCGAGTTCGCCGGCGCGGCTCCAGATCTCCCCTCCCAGGTCGTAGGCGAGGCGGAGCACGGCGGCGGTCAGGGCGCGCTGCTGGTCGTCGGCGGGGTCGGTCCATGCCGGGTCGCGCAGCTTGAGCAACTCGGTCCAGTAAGGGTTCTCATCGTCCATGTGACAAGCGTAGTTGTCGTGGCCGTTCTCGACAATCCAGATTGTCAAACTCGCGCGCGGCGCTCCGCAGGGCTTGTTATTAGCCGCTGCTCGGGCGGCGGCGTCGCTCGGCCGTTCGGTGCGCGGCGGTGCAGCTGTACGGGCGGTGGCGCGGGCAGATATGACAAGGGACGACGAAGCAGGGCGAGGTGGTGGTGGGGGTGAACGACGTGTGGCCGCTGAGCCGGTCTCCCGTCGGTACGCGGCGGGCCTGGCGCAAGCGCGAGGAAATGCAGCTGCGGCTGAACGGGCAGTACGGGCCGGAGTGGTGGGAGGTCGTGCCCGTCATTGCCGGGATCGCGGCCGTGCTCGGGTTACCCCTGGTCGGCCTCGGCTGGCTGTGGTCCCGGGTCGGCTGGTGGGCCGCGCTGCTCGCGGCGGTGGCGCTCGCCTACGGGGTGCGGGCTGCCGTGCGGTGGCGGCGCGCGGTGGTCGTACAGCGGCGCCGGCGGGCGCGGTGCTACTCCCTCGCGGAGATCGACGCGGCGGACGACCGGCGCTTCCGCTCGATCGTCGGCCGTCTGCTGCTGCGCGACGGCTGGACGCACGTACGCGGGGTGCGCATCAGCCGCACGGCGGTGCACCTGGTCGGCAACGGGCCGGACGGTCGCCAGCTCGGCCTCGCCTTCGAGCGTGGCGTCGAGCAGCTGGGCGAGGCAGGCGGGCGGGCGGCGCTGCGCCCGGTCGGCGGTGCCCCGCGGCTGCCGGCCGGAGTCGCGCCGGGCCCCCGCCCGCTGTTCGTCGTCGTCAGCTCCGGGGTCTTCTCCCGGGAACGTGTGGTGTGGGCGGCCCGGCACGGGGTGCGGCTCGTCGACCGGGCGGTGCTGCAGCGGTGGGCGGCCGGGGAGGACCTGGCGGTGCTCCTCGACCTCGGCCTGGACGACGTCGCGCAGCCGAACGCGTCGTAACGGGCGGCAGACATGACGAAGGGCCCGGGAGATTCCCGGGCCCTCGCTGTCGGCGGGGTCGGTCAGCCGCTGTGCCGGGGCAGGCGCCGCTCGGCCTGCTCCTCGATGGCGGTGACGCGGCTGGCGTCCCAACCCGGCTGGGCGGGGAGACCGTAGAGCATCCCGCGCAGCTTCTTCGCCTCGATCACGGTGACGCCGTGCAGCTCGGTGCGCCCGCGCGGCGCGGGGACCTTCGCGCCGTGCACCGCGAGGACCGGGCGGACCGGCACCCCCAGCGCCCTGGCGGCCTGCTCGGCTTCCCACACCACGGTCTGCAGGGCCTTGGTCTGGTCGTAGCGCCCGTACCGCAGCAGCCCGCCGGTGATCGTGAGCCGCGACTTCTTCGACTGCCAGTTCTTGCTGTCGACCAGGACCACGCCGAACGGCCCGGCGACCAGGTGGTCGATGTTGGCCCGGCTCCCGGGGATCGACCGGTCGTGCAGCACGGCATAGCCGCGGCGGGCGAGGGGGCGCAGCAGCCGGGCGGTGGCCTCCTCGCCGACGGCGCCGCTCGTCCAGCTGTTGCGGGCCCGGCGGTAGATGCGGTGGACGCCGTACGCGAGGACGGCGAGGGCGGCGACGGTGCCCGCCTGCCACCCGAGCAGCGTGCCGGCGGCCATGCCGACCACGGCCGCGCCCGCTGCGGTCAGCGGCAGCACAACCTTGGCGCGGCGGTGCTGCTGGATGCGCTCGGCGGCGCGGGCTAACTCCCCGACGCGGCGGGCGCTGGCCCCGGCCCCGTCACTGCGGCGCCCTGGTGCGATGGCCATGTGGTCCCCTCCTGGTCTGCCTGCTCGGCCTGTCTCGGGGACCGTAGCGCCGGGCACCGACACGGCGGCAGTGCGCCTTCGGTGCCCGGCGGGCGGTCCGGCGGTCAGGGCCGGACGGGTCGGTCGTCGCCGAACTCGACGAACCGGGCGAAGGCGCGCTCGATGCGGGGCTTGCCCTCGGTCACGGCGGTGATGACGCGGTCGAAGTAGCGGCGGGCGGCCTGCTCCTGGTCCTCGGTCAGCACGATGCGCCGGTCGGGCCCGGCCGCGGTGACGGCGGCCAGCAGCGTGCGGGTGTCGTCGTCCTGCAGATGGAGCACGGCGAGGGCGCGGGCCAGCCGGTTGACGACCTGCTCGGCAGTCTCGGGGACGCGCTCGCCGACGGAGTACCGCGCGCGGTCGGCGGTCTCGTTGCCGTACCACTCGCCCGCCTCGGTGAGGATGCTGCGCAGGTCGGTGTAGCCGGGCTCCAGCGCGAGGGCCTTGCGGCACTGGTCGAGCAGCGCGACCAGGACCTCGACGTCGGCCTGGTTGACGGGCGCGGCGTACAAAGGGCTGTGCTCGTACCCGTCGGGGCCGATGACCTTGTTGCCGGTGGTCACCTCCTCCCCGGTGAGCAGGGCGTGCCGCTCGTCGAGCAGGGCCTTGGGCAGGGCCTCGAAGATGCGGGCCCATGCGGCGCGGACGGCCTCGCCATCGAGGTCGGCGGGCAGCGTGTAGACGTCGTCCGCGCCGGCGCGGGTGTCCTGGGTGGTCTGTTCGAGCCAGATGAGCAGCGGTTCCTCCAGGTCGAAGAAGTCGGCGAGGAAGTTCTCCTCGGCGGGCAGCAGCCGCGGGGCGGTGTCGGTCATGCGGGCGCTCCTGGTCGGTGAGGCGGGGGTGATCATCCGGCCCAGAACCACATGGTCTGGTCGTCGGTGTCGTGCTTGTACGGGGCGCTGTAGTCGATGCCGGGCCGGTCCGGGTAGGACGGCCGGAGCACGCGGCTGTGGGGGTAGGACTCCGGGGTGCGGCCCAGGATCGTGTTGATCTGCTCCTCGGCCTCGTCGGGGACAACGCCCTTGACCAACATCAGGGTCGGGTTCGCCTCGACGCCGACCGTGCCGTCGTCGAGCACTTCCATCTCCAGGTCGACGTCCAGGACGACGTCGAGACCCGCTTCCCGGGCGAGGGCGTAGGCGCTGCGCACGGTCGGCCACGTCATGCCCTCCCAGGGCACGGTGATGGTGAGCCCGTCGTCGCCGTGCTCGCGCTCGATGCGCAG of the Streptomyces sp. NBC_00239 genome contains:
- a CDS encoding nuclease-related domain-containing protein gives rise to the protein MAIAPGRRSDGAGASARRVGELARAAERIQQHRRAKVVLPLTAAGAAVVGMAAGTLLGWQAGTVAALAVLAYGVHRIYRRARNSWTSGAVGEEATARLLRPLARRGYAVLHDRSIPGSRANIDHLVAGPFGVVLVDSKNWQSKKSRLTITGGLLRYGRYDQTKALQTVVWEAEQAARALGVPVRPVLAVHGAKVPAPRGRTELHGVTVIEAKKLRGMLYGLPAQPGWDASRVTAIEEQAERRLPRHSG
- a CDS encoding HNH endonuclease — its product is MPWGTLLADGETVERYRAQVLQRGPDDCWWWLGAITDTGHGSFRAGSHTTQTSRVVPAHLFGYRLAHGADALAGGLVVRHRCDHGACQNPGHWLPGTRGDNNRDAAARRRLAGHALTDVRGAAGRARAVQAAIAAADPERLDEAIAAALAAGNPSGAYQDSIF